Proteins encoded within one genomic window of Pongo abelii isolate AG06213 chromosome 18, NHGRI_mPonAbe1-v2.0_pri, whole genome shotgun sequence:
- the LOC129050709 gene encoding phospholipid-transporting ATPase ABCA3-like, translated as MDRENGSVLKHKNQGTLNCYIPSKDWGKGFGILEQAKEQFDLEDYSVSQITLEQVFLTFANPGKSSSDDKNEVP; from the exons GTAGTGTCTTAAAACACAAGAACCAAGGGACCCTTAACTGCTACATTCCCAGCAAGGACTGGGGAAAG GGGTTTGGCATTTTGGAGCAAGCTAAAGAGCAATTTGATTTAGAGGACTATTCCGTCAGTCAGATCACACTGGAACAGGTCTTCCTGACCTTTGCTAACCCAGGGAAATCATCGAGTGATGATAAAAACGAGGTGCCatga
- the LOC129050711 gene encoding putative uncharacterized protein CRYM-AS1: MDFLESKKFMVLLWKNFILKRRRCIALVVEMVLTFLFSAVLLATRSVIVIKKNGPFDFAAQPVDEVPSYITASLISPSPLELAYVPSRSTVVQGIIEKVKMDLNPQMKG, from the exons ATGGATTTCTTGGAGTCCAAAAAATTTATGGTTCTTCTctggaagaattttattttaaag agGCGGCGATGTATTGCTTTAGTTGTGGAAATGGTCCTCACATTTCTGTTTAGTGCTGTACTTTTGGCAACACGCTCTGTTATTGTTATAAAGAAGAATGGACCTTTCGATTTTGCTGCTCAGCCTGTCGACGAAGTGCCTTCCTACATCACAGCTTCCTtaatttctccttctcctttggaATTGGCTTACGTGCCTTCCAGAAGTACTGTGGTGCAGGGTATTATTGAAAAGGTGAAAATGGATTTAAACCCCCAAATGAAAGGTtag